In Methanobrevibacter sp. TMH8, the genomic stretch GGGAGATTTTAGAAAAAGATTTTGGGTTTCGTTGATTTTAACCATTCCAATTATAATTTTATCCCCTATGATGGGAATGGAACTACCCTTTCAAATTAGCTTTCCAGGTTCGTATTGGTTAGTTTTAGCTATTGGGACAATAATTTACTTTTATGGAGGACAACCATTTTTTAAAGGAGCTAGAGACGAGTTAAAAAATAGAAAACCTGCAATGATGACTTTGATTACAATGGGAATTACAGTCGCCTATTTTTACAGCCTTTATTCAGTTTTTGCAAATAATGTTTTTAATGTTCATCCCATGGTTACAGATTTCTTTTGGGAATTAGCTACTTTAATTGATATAATGTTATTAGGACATATACTTGAAATGAGTTCAATAATGAGTGCAGGTTCTGCATTAGACAAATTAGCTAAATTACTTCCGAAAAAAGCTCATAAAATTATAGTAAAAAATAATGAAAATATTGATAATTTAAAATATGATATCTTAGATATTGACCCTAGAGATTTGAAAGAAGGAGATTTTGTTGAAATAAGAGCTGGAGAAAAGATTCCTGGTGATGGAGAAGTTGTTAAAGGTGAAACCAGTGTTAATGAATCAATGGTGACTGGTGAATCTAAACAAATAGCTAAAAATATTAATGATAATGTTATTGGAGGATCGGTAAATGGAGAAGGGACAATTCAAATAAAAATAACTGGTGCTGGTGAAACTAGTTATCTTTCACAAGTACAAAAATTAGTTTCTGATGCTCAAAAAGAACAATCCAATAGAGAAACTGTGGCAGATCTCATAGCAAGAACTTTATTTTATGTAGCTATCACATTAGGACTTATATCATTTGTTTCATGGTATTTTGTAGAAAATATAAGCATTGCATTTTCTGTTGCTGTAACAGTTCTTGTAATAGCTTGTCCTCATGCATTAGGGTTAGCTATACCTCTTGTAGTAGCTAGAAGTACTTCTCTTGGAGCAAAAAATGGACTTTTATTTAAAAACAGAACCTCATTTGAACAGGTGAAAGACTTAAAATATGCATTAATGGATAAAACAGGGACTTTAACTGAAGGAAACTTTAAAGTATCTGAATATAAAAGCTTAAACGAAAAATTAAATGATGATGAAATATTATCAATAGTAACTTCACTTGAAAAAGGATCAAATCATCCGTTAGCTATTGGAATCTTATCAAAAGCAAAAGAAAATAATATTTCTTATAAAAACTCTGAAAATATTAAGCAAATAGCAGGAATAGGTTTAATAGGAACAATTGATTCTAATGAATTTAAGCTTGTTTCAGAAAAATATTTAGATAAAAATAATATAACTCATAATCAAGACAAATTTAAAAAGTTAGCAGCAAATGGAAACTCTATTAGCTATTTACTAAATGAAAATAATGATTTATTAGGGTTTATTGCACAAGGAGATAAAATCAAAATTGAATCTAAAAATATGATTGATTCTCTTAAAAGGAAAAACATACAACCAGTAATGCTTACAGGAGATAATCAAGAAACAGCTAATTTAGTTGCTCAAAAATTAGGAATTGAAGATGTTCATGGAAAATTACTTCCTGAAGATAAAGAAAAACTCGTTAAAGAATATCAAAAATCAGGAAAAGTGATGATGATTGGAGATGGAATTAATGATGCACCAAGTCTTGTAATGGCAGATATAGGAGTGGCTATTGGATCTGGAACAGATGTAGCTATCGATTCTGCAGATATAATACTGGTTAAAAGCAATCCTAATGATATTATTAAATTTTTAGATCTTGGTAAAAGAACAACAATAAAAATGAATCAAAATTTAGTTTGGGGGGCGGGGTATAATGTAATTGCACTGCCATTAGCTGCAGGAATATTAGCACCATTTAGTTTTATGCTTAATCCAATGATTGGAGCTGTTCTAATGTCTTTGAGTACAATTATAGTAGCTATAAATGCGATGCTTTTAAAAGAATAATTAGTTTCTATAAAATGTTAGGTATTTTTGTTTATATTAAATTATTTCAAAAATAAATAAATAAATAAATAAATATATGGTGATAAAAATGACAGATAGTATGAAAATTGAAACATTGAAAACATTAGCTACCCTGATGACAACTGCTTTTGCATTTGTTGCAGGTTTAGCTTGGAATGGTGCCATTCAGGCACTTATAAATGAATTTCTAAAAACAAGTTCAGCTACAATAGGGTTACTTATATATGCTATTATAGTAACAATAATAGCTGTAGTTGTAACAGTATTTTTAGGAAGAACATTAGGAAAATTAGGAATAGAAACAGATAATGAATAAAATTTAATTTAATTTTAATATTGAATTATTTTCAATATTTATTTTATTTATTATTTATTTTATTTATTTTACAACAACTTTTTATTCTATTTTTATACTATTTTTATAAAATTTTTTTATTTATTTTATTTACAACAATTTTTTATTCTATTTTTATACTATTTTTATAAAATTTTTTTATTTATTTTATAATTAATTTTTTATTAGATTATTATACTATTTTCTTCATTGTTTTTTATTTATTTTATAATTAATTTTTTATTAGATTATTATACTATTTTTACATATTTTTAAAAAAAATTTTCTATAAATAGTTTATATTTCTACTAAAAACAAGATTTATACTCTAATTAAAAACCAACATTTATTTGAGTAATTAGAATTAATTTAAAAAAAACAATAAAATAAATATTATAATAAATAAAAGAAAGGGTCACAATTAACCCCCCCTTAAATCAAACCCCCCATGAATAAAACATTGATAAACAAAACAATCCGTTAATAAAAATTTTTAAACACTTAAATTATTCGGATGTATTGAAACATTTTATTCACTGAAGGATTATTTATAAAAATAGTTATATAAATGTTTTGGATTAAAATAAATAGAAAAACTTAAATGAGATTAATATTTTTAAAACATTTTACTAAAAATAGAACAATTAAAATAAATTAATAATTATTAAATAAGACATTTTTATACTAAACATTGAATATATAGATATAACATATTCTAATTTGATAATTATATAACTTTTATATATTTTTTATATCTATTTAATATAATCTTTATATAGTTTTATATAGAAAAGAAAGGAATCCTAAATACTATAATCCATATTAATTTTCATCACATATAGATATACATAAAATTATTATATTAACAAAAAGGCTCAGATAATAGATATAAACTCTTTTTAATCAATATAAATACATTTATATCTATTTTTAAAGATTTCAAAATATAGTTATTACGAATTTTCCTTTATATTCAAAAATATTCAAAATTTAAGTGATGCTAATTTAAATATAATGATTTATTAACATATAACTTGTATAAATTCTCTCAATATATTGTTAAATGTTATATTTTATATATATTTTAAACAAAGTATTGAAAATTTATATCAAATTAAATAAAAGATATATAATAGTAATTAAAGGAGATAAAATAATGAGTGAAAATACTTTTGCAAATCCATCGCCATTAGGGCTTTTTGGATTTGGAATTACGACGATATTACTTAGTTTACATAATGCAGGAATAATTGAATTATCCACAGTTATCTTAGCTGTTACCGTATGTTTAGGCGGTATAGCTCAGACAATAGCTGGGATTTTTGAGATGAAGTTTAATAACACATTTGGTGGAACCGCATTTATTTCATTTGGATTTTTTTGGATTTCATTAGCTATGATTTGGATACTTCCAGGAATTGGACAGATTCAACCTGCTGATCCGATTTCAATGGCTTTTTATTTGTTAATATTTGGATGTTTTACAAGTTTCATGTTTATAAGTTCTTTAAAACATATAAAAATTCTTCAAGTATTATTTGGAGTAGTAAGTATTCTATTCTTCTTACTCGCCGCAGCTGACTTTACAGGCATAGGCATATTAGGAATAATCGCTGGATATTTAGGAATATTCTTAGGGGCTGCAGCTATTTATGCTTGTATTGGTCAAATAATCAATAATGATTGGGAAAAAGATATTTTCAAGTTATAATTAATTATAACTTACTATAATTTTTTATATTTTATTATAATTTATATAAATTTATTATAATTATTTAAATAATTTAATAATTTAATAATTTTTAAATTAATTACTTAATTTTCTATTTTTTAACTTTTTTACATTTTTATTTACTTTTTATTTATTAATTTTTTAATTCCCTAATTCCCTAATTCTCTAATTCCTAATTCCTTAATTCCTTAATTCCTTAATTCCTTAATTCCTTAATTCTTTATTAAATTCATTTTCTTTTAATATAATAATTATTCTATAATATTATCATTTTTTTATTTTGTATACTTTATTTATTTGATTTTTATTTTTTGAATAATAAAAATAAAAAATATAATCTAAATATCAATAAAAAATAATAAGAACAATGAAAACAATAATAATCTATTATTAATAAATATATAGATATAAAATATTTATAAATCACTAATTCAAATACTAGATTGAATTTAATTTAAATAAATTTTTTAATAAATCCTATTATGAGGGAATTTTATGAATATTACCAAAAGAGAAGGAACAAACAAATGGGGTCCAGCTATAGTATCATGTATGGCTATTTTTATAATAGTTTTAGATATGTCTGCAATGAATGTAGCTATTACTGAATTAGTAGTGGATTTAAACACTCAAATAACTACTATACAAGCGATAATAGCTTTATATTCATTAGTAATAGCATCATTTATGTTGATTGGAAGTAAGATGCAAGATATAATAGGTCGTAAAAAATCATTTTTAGTTGGAACTATTATATATGGAATAGGAACCTTAGTAGCATCAATAAGTTTTAATGCATGGATATTGCTTTTAGGTTGGGCAATTCTTGAAGGTATTGGTGCAGCATTAATGTTACCAGCAACTACAACAATTGTTGGAACTAGCTATAAAGGAAAAGATAAAATCACTGCTTTTGGAATATGGGGAGGCATAGCTGCTATGGGATCGGCTGTTGGTCCCATATTTGGAGGTTTTTTTACTAGCTATATTTCTTGGAGAATGATATTTGGAAGTGAATTTTTAATCGTTCTCTTAATACTTTTCTTCAGTTATTACATTAAAAGCTCTAAACCAAGTATCAAATGGAGAGAATTTGATTATATAGGTAGTGTTTTATCAGTAATTTCCCTTATAATTATTGTTTTAGGATTACTTTTAATCAATGATCCAAGCAGATGGGGATTTGTTCCAATATTACTAATTATCGGTATATCTTTGCTTGTTATTTTCTTTTTATGGGAAAGAAAATTAATCAAAGAAAATAAAAAACCCTTATCAGATATTACATTACTTAAAAATAAGATCTTTTCGATTGGAATAGTTGACTCTATTTTCCAACAAATACCTCTTGCAGGATTTTTATTTATAATGCCAGTTTTTTTACAGCAAGTATTACACTTAAATGCATTTTTAACAGGAGTAGTTTTACTTCCTTCATCAATTGCTATAATGGTTTTATCATTATTAGGAGCTAAAATATCAGAATATATTCATCCAAAATATATGATAATCATAGGATTTATTATTTCAGCTATTGGAACATGGCTACTTAGTGGACAATTTAGTTCAACTATGAACCCCTGGAGTATTATTCCCTCTACATTAGTCTT encodes the following:
- a CDS encoding DUF5654 family protein — its product is MTDSMKIETLKTLATLMTTAFAFVAGLAWNGAIQALINEFLKTSSATIGLLIYAIIVTIIAVVVTVFLGRTLGKLGIETDNE
- a CDS encoding heavy metal translocating P-type ATPase, with translation MDMEQEKHKNTDKNNHENMNMSNMKHEKHSQMKNHEHMSHKGMGNMNMGDFRKRFWVSLILTIPIIILSPMMGMELPFQISFPGSYWLVLAIGTIIYFYGGQPFFKGARDELKNRKPAMMTLITMGITVAYFYSLYSVFANNVFNVHPMVTDFFWELATLIDIMLLGHILEMSSIMSAGSALDKLAKLLPKKAHKIIVKNNENIDNLKYDILDIDPRDLKEGDFVEIRAGEKIPGDGEVVKGETSVNESMVTGESKQIAKNINDNVIGGSVNGEGTIQIKITGAGETSYLSQVQKLVSDAQKEQSNRETVADLIARTLFYVAITLGLISFVSWYFVENISIAFSVAVTVLVIACPHALGLAIPLVVARSTSLGAKNGLLFKNRTSFEQVKDLKYALMDKTGTLTEGNFKVSEYKSLNEKLNDDEILSIVTSLEKGSNHPLAIGILSKAKENNISYKNSENIKQIAGIGLIGTIDSNEFKLVSEKYLDKNNITHNQDKFKKLAANGNSISYLLNENNDLLGFIAQGDKIKIESKNMIDSLKRKNIQPVMLTGDNQETANLVAQKLGIEDVHGKLLPEDKEKLVKEYQKSGKVMMIGDGINDAPSLVMADIGVAIGSGTDVAIDSADIILVKSNPNDIIKFLDLGKRTTIKMNQNLVWGAGYNVIALPLAAGILAPFSFMLNPMIGAVLMSLSTIIVAINAMLLKE
- a CDS encoding MFS transporter; the protein is MNITKREGTNKWGPAIVSCMAIFIIVLDMSAMNVAITELVVDLNTQITTIQAIIALYSLVIASFMLIGSKMQDIIGRKKSFLVGTIIYGIGTLVASISFNAWILLLGWAILEGIGAALMLPATTTIVGTSYKGKDKITAFGIWGGIAAMGSAVGPIFGGFFTSYISWRMIFGSEFLIVLLILFFSYYIKSSKPSIKWREFDYIGSVLSVISLIIIVLGLLLINDPSRWGFVPILLIIGISLLVIFFLWERKLIKENKKPLSDITLLKNKIFSIGIVDSIFQQIPLAGFLFIMPVFLQQVLHLNAFLTGVVLLPSSIAIMVLSLLGAKISEYIHPKYMIIIGFIISAIGTWLLSGQFSSTMNPWSIIPSTLVFGTGVGMILSQLTNYVMFSVDDSKSADAAGLLNTFRNLGYSIGTSIIGVLLIVGIIGGLTVSIEDNGLGTNLTKTEIHSELFTYFEKMQTNTPLKIPDEFKKEASNIINNTIAVSMKIIFDILSILFLIGAGISCLLPKKKIGDNSIPIA
- a CDS encoding acetate uptake transporter — translated: MSENTFANPSPLGLFGFGITTILLSLHNAGIIELSTVILAVTVCLGGIAQTIAGIFEMKFNNTFGGTAFISFGFFWISLAMIWILPGIGQIQPADPISMAFYLLIFGCFTSFMFISSLKHIKILQVLFGVVSILFFLLAAADFTGIGILGIIAGYLGIFLGAAAIYACIGQIINNDWEKDIFKL